The genomic region ATAATGATTCTTTTTTCTTATTAGAAAGTGCAGCTTAAGATGTTTACGAAAAGCATGTCATTTATATTATGGCCGCAGGATGTAGCTAGGATCTGAGAGACTTACCAGACTGGAATCATTAAAACAGAATAACAGCCTTCTCAGCAGAAAATTATTCTCAAGGGACAGTATGtgttttctcctcttctctcactctcttcccaatgttctcttttctttctttctattttgTCTCTAACTCTTTTTTTGTCTCACTCTTCCTCCTGttcactctcttctctctcccagatctcccctttctctctcgctgtctctatcacgctcgctctctctctctgtatagaTACATTAACTTGAGAAAGATAGGGACAATAAGACAGACatagtgtgtgtgagggagagagagagagaatgagagagaggaggagagaaactGAAGTAATCACAGCACACTTTCTAATCTATGGGGCGATTATCCATTAATTGTATTGATTGCTTGCCTACATTTACAGTGCAGTGGAAGCAGAGCCATGGCGGGCTGCCAAAGTGAGGAAATGGATGTCCTTGTGAGAGAAGTGTCAGCTCTGGTTACCTCCATCCTTCCTGCTTACCTTGTTCTATAGTAAACAGGACTTCCTTCTACATATACATATGCTAACTAAGACATGCACGGGCATGCATGCACTCATTGAAAAGCCAATTCAACCATATAATAGCTTTTATAAGGCTGGCAGGCTATTCCCCTGCCCTCTAGTTGTTTGGTGGCTTGTGTGAGCCCTACACTACGTGCAGGAAATTCAGAAAGCCACTTCCCTTTTAAATAGGCTGATTACAATGCACAGCAGGAACAAATGAGCTTTCAGTCCAATCTGTGATGATCAGGATGGAGGGTTGGTTAACAGCAGGGATAGGCCACTCCGTTGAGGTGCAGGCTATTTCCGTTGGAGCAGATTTTCTGGGCGCTGGCATATAATTCTAATAATTCCTAAAACTTAGTTTGTGCACTGCAAATTGACCACAATAAAGTGTTgttgtaaataataatattgttattCTGTTGTGAATGTTTTTCGACAGAGAAGCAATGACTATAGCTTTCTAGAAACATTTCCTTGGTCCTCTTACTAAGTAATAACAGCTACAAACTAAAGAGTTAATCCAGTAAAAAAGAGTTGTATCCAAACCACCAACTACAAGAAGTATGATATGGTTCAACAACATCATTAACCCCTAGGACAGAGCCCTAAATATCACTATTTGCATGACGCAACTCCAGGCTAAATTCCTATTATTTGTTTGTGGGCTTCACCCAACCTCAATGTTCTAAGTGTATTTTTGGCTTTCAAAGtggtttgtgtgggtttgttttTTGGATGTATGACTAACATTTAGTCTCACATGGGTGGAAGGTGAGATGAGTCATCACATGACAGATCCAGGGTCCCATCTCTCCTTTCAATACAGTAGAGGCCACAGTAGGACAGACATAaatgaaacacacagagagagatgaacgtatacattttttattgtcttcagatcaaacagacacacaaagggTCTGAGAGACCATATCTGTTAGGTGAAATACTGCAATGTGATTTCACAGCAGGAGGATCTGTGACCCACTGCCATGGGAAAAGGGCGACTAATAGAGTTAACATTCTAAACTGAACCAATACGgatctgtttatttatttttactggtcATTCATTGTCATAACGATATACAAAATGACAACGCTGTATAATATCATATACGCATTTTTTAAAACTCtatatatttattatgtattgcttattttccacttgattTGGCAATGAAAGCAAATATTTCTTAAGTAATCCAACTGCAGCACATTTGTTAGATAGATTTGTTAGTCATGTTGATTAGTGTAACAGCTGGCCTTCTTCTCCTCCTACTCATGGCATGTTGTTTTCTTCTGCAATTACACTTGCCCTGTGTGTTTGCTAGATTCCCTTAGAATAGCCACAAGAAAATACCCCACATCTAGTTTACTCTCACCGGGCCAATCAGTGAGTAGGCTGATGCtcagaaatgtaataaaatgtttttgtatgttagAGTGTTGTCTCCATTCCTGTAATAGCCTGCTCAATCTTATTATTCAATTAAACAGTTATGGAAACAGATGACAGAGAGGACAACTCGTCGAGTTTGGACATGCTAACACAGTGGTGCCACCTGCtggacactcattgacaccacATAATGGTGGCATCCCAAATGGGCAGTGTTCCCTGTGAAGCGCATTACCGCATTACTCCCTCAGGAGTTTCTCTTTCGCTACATTAGCCTGTGCCATTTTATAACAAATTTCACCACAATCCGATTGTGAGAATTAAGAAGTCTCCTCTACAATTTACTAAAATTATgaacatgaataaaaaatacactGTCACAGGTTTTCTTTCAGTGCATGGAAAGTCATTTGGGAGTGGAATGCTGAGGGCGGGCACCAAGGTCTGATAAAATACAGACATGGCCAGGCTCAGCTTGGTATTGGCTGCATGCTGACTGCCTGCCAGCGTAGAGAGACGGGAGTACTAGAGTGTCTTAGAAGAGTTTAAAGAAAGACTAATTTGGGGACTGTATACAATGCAGAAGAGGAAAGCAGCTCATAATGGAATTCTTCCTTTGAGCAGCAACAGAAGCTCATGGGATTCTTAGGGGAAAAGCAGGATTTTCTCTGAACGATTTAGACACTATTTTCATGGATATAGATAATGTACCAAATTTTAAATATCTAAATAATCTGATAACATTAGCTGTTATTTCATAATAGTCTAGGTGCTATTTCGTTTTGACCTTGAAATAAACTTTTCCTTGAATTTACTGAGTAAGTAGAGTACTGTGGTTTCAAGATCATAACAACGACCCGCAGAGGTCCCTCATACTTCAACCAGTAGCATGTTCCTTCACCCGTGGTTGGTGCCATTGATGTTTTAAACATGCATAACAGTTAGTGATAGAATTGTATAGGCAGGTAATCTGACCGTAGATCTGCGTATGGAGGCTTCCTCCTTCCACTGCGTCGCAGAGCCCTggcccccaccccaccctggCCCCCGCCCCACCCTGATCCAGTCTGGTGCTACTGATAGGAGCAGCTGGAGGCTTTCGTCAAGCCCACTCCTTCACATTCTGAGAAACCTGGCCTGAACTCAGCTACACCACTGCAGTTCCAGCCATAGATAAAAAGATGAATGAAAAATTGCCACATCTGTTTTAACAAAATCATTGTTGGTCTACTGTAAGTGACGCAGTAGTGAAAAATTACTAATCTCACTGTTATagtgataataataatatgtttgAGTGAAAGGAGTTTGGGAATGAGAGGGTGAGAATGAGCAAGTGAAATAACTTACTGTAGTTCATGctgcacatttatttattttaaatatctttGGTTTGAGAAGCATGTAAAGCAgtgaaaaaatgtatatgagCTTGATATCTTATACAAACCACTCCCTCATCATCCACTCCTAGTTGGACCCTATCTGTCTACCAGTCCCACCTCACTGCCACCCTACAGCCCCACCCCTAGCCACCCTACAGCCCCACCCCTAGCCACCCTACAGCCCAACCCCTAGCCACCCTACAGCCCCACCCCTAGCCACCCTACAGCCCCACCCCTAGCCACCCTACAGCCCCACACCTAGCCACCCTACAGCCCCACCCCTAGCCACCCTACAGCCCCACCCCTAGCCACCCTACAGCTATACCCCTAGCTACCCTACACAGACTTTATATTTGAAAGTAAAAATGTGACACCTAAACCATAGGCACATAGGCAATATACTCCAATGAGATCATCTGTTTAACTGTTGTCCCGCCCATGAAGTGTTGTCAATCAATGTATCTTAAAATACTTCTTACAGCGAATCAGCGCTCCTAAACTGTGTTGAATAGACTTAATTTGTCACAACAGATGTGAGATTAAGCAGTTGGTAACATGATTAAAAACGTATTGCTTTtcgaaaataaatgtgtattttttttctgatttgaGCCCGAATGAAACGCTCTAATTCCCATATCTGAGCAAATGGTTGAGAAGGCTAATCATAATCTTAACACAAAGCTTTTATATAAACTGAAAGCTATTAGTCTATGGAAACAAGATTAAATTagtataatctttcagtgtcattcaGATTGTTAGGGACCCATTTTTTTCTGATGTGAAAGGTGAGACTTAACCATAACTATTATAAAAGGTCaaacaatgaaacaataaaGAAAAGATTGAACGGAAATGTGACGCTGTTGTCTGAGATATTAGTTTAGGTAGTAAGGATTTTATTAAGATTCCCAGCAACCAGGCTAACAAAAGAAGCCTGTTTACACAAAAATCCCAACATGACATAATACAGAATAGTAGTCTACAGTACAAATACCGAACTAACCACATTAAAATCAATATGGCTCTAATCGGATCTTGAAGACAAAAACACCAGACATAATTAATAACATTACAGAGCAGTATCCTACAAATTGGATGACAAAGCGCAGCAATAATTTAGACGCTAAAGAGACTGAGACTAATCAGATTAGCCAGGAATTCAATATTACCTaagtataaaaacaaatacaaaatataagtGAAACTTGCAGGAAAGTAGAACTTCTTCAATTTGAGATAAACTACTCTACACTGTGtaccatatatatttttgtatatattaaatTACTTATCCTACTCTTGATGCAATTAATTAATCTGCACTTAAATTAACTGCTAGATACATTTCATTTATAAAAGTACTGCATATTATTCTAATTTGGTAAGTGGGTGATTTTTAAGAGTAAATGGATGATTTCTAATCCCATCAACAGAATGTCTGGCCTTAACCTTTTTCAAATCTGGACCTGGTAGGAATATAACTATAATGGATTGGTAATGCAACCAGATTGGTTTTAAGAGCTATACAACATTTCTTTATGCATCATATCTACTAAGCCTTTACATTACGTCCTAGTCAGTTGCCTGGCCCTGGGTGGTATGTATAGATTACAATGAAGGAAGGGGTTGGGTGGAGACAAAGTCCCAATCCATAACAACAAGACATTTCTAACATGCTAATTAAGGATAACTTTGTTACATGAACCCCATCTTCAGATCATGCctctttattacattttatgatgagcaaccacacacacacaatgttttagtttcttattttttactGGTGAAATTAACAAATTGGTTTTGCCAAGAGGCCCCATGTAATTTAGTAGGCCGAAACTAGTTCTACTTCTGGCCAATGCCCAACTCCGTGGTCTGCACAACTTGCCCTCCCCCATGTGGTTATCTTTAGCCtacatttaagaaaaacaaCCCGAAGGAGTTAGTTGTTTTGTTGACCGCCGAAATATTCCATTAGTTCATCTAACATAGACAATTATAGTGAATACtgacagaaaatatgttttcattcaGACGGATAATTGGTGACAAAATGGTTGACTAACATATTTACCCAAACCCGTGCTGCATGCACCCTTCATTCGTTCTTTCTTTGTCTTAAGACATTCCACTTCAACCATTTTACCAGCCAAACGGGTTAGCAACAATATGCTctcaaaagaagaaaaagagctGATTGCTCAAATATGGGAGAAAATGATTCCAATTGCTTCCGAAATCGGATCTGAATCCCTTCATAGGTAAGTCTACATTAATTGTGATGAACAGAAAGTCAAAAACAtctgtaattcaattattttctgataGACGCAGTTCCTGACAACTACCTTTTCGTCGCAAAAACTGTAGCCTATTTGTTAGACTTCTGAAAAACGTATTTAGTGGAAAGTGTAAtaaggaaaacaacaaaatgttgtaggctattgttatttgtttgtggaaatgtgatttaatattattaactaTAATATATAGGCTGCATTCAAATTGGTTCATTGTCTGTGGGTTTACTCAAAGTTTGTGGGAAAAAAATCAGCAACAGTGATCTCTCTTGGAACAACACAAATATGATTTATATAGGATGATGACCACTTTTCCCGGAACGAAGACATACTTTTCCCACCTCGACATCAGACCCCGGTCCAAGCAAATGCTGTCCCATGGTAAGAAGATTGTTCTAGCGATAGCGGAGTGTTCCAAAGACATCAGCTCGATGATGGTTACCCTGGCACCGCTACAAACGCTGCATGCCTACAAACTCAAAATAGACCCCTACAACTTTAAGGTGATTCCCCTACTTCACTTTGTTTAACGGTTCAATCATAGCCATATGCATCTCTAACACTACTTCTATATAATTTCCTGGAACAATTACTTACAGTGGTTCATAGCGCTTCATTCATGAAGTGTGCTCTTGTCCACTCTCCAGAAATGTAAATTCATTAGTCTACATTATTTTTGGCGTATTTTTTGGCATAGACTGGGAGATTACAACATATTTTATCAATCCATGAAGTGGAAGTGTGTTATTGGGGCAGTCCATTGGTTTCCATCCGTAGATATCTAAATCACAGCTTGCCCTGTGCAGTTTGTTATTTTAAACttaattattatgttttttttctctcacagtatctctctcactgtttaaTCGTGACTTTGGCGGCTCACATGGGCAGTGACTTCGACCCAGTTGCGCATGCGGCCATGGACAAGTTCCTTTCTGCTTTCGCAGCAGTCCTTGCGGAGAAATACCGATGAgcataatatatatatgaacCTCATATAgtatttcatgtgtgtgtttttcttttgtaataAAACGTGAAAAATCCCTTTTGCGTTTTCTTGCGTAATTTAACGGTGACTTCCTCACCAAGCTGGTTGAGACAATGTGCAAAGCAGTCATGAAGGCAAAGGATggctacaaaataaatgcattttgattttattattacatgattccatatgttattTAATTGCTTTAATGTCTTCACTACTATTCTACAAGGAGGAAATTAgtacaaataaagaaatactcttgaacttttgactggtactgtgtagATACACACATTAAGAACAAGTCACAACAGTGAAAAGGTCAGATAGTCATGCTTAAAAATGCCCGATAGACAACAGAACAttcaattgtttcattttgatTTTGGGGTGTATACTAGCCTACAATGCAGATAGAAATGTAAGGGGGTAGCATTAGTAAACTGTTGAGTTCAATTTCAGAATTAAAGGTCACATGATGTGGCTTTCAACCTTCTTCAGTTAGGCTACTGTACCACCAACTGACTTTTATATGCCTGGACTGCCCCTGAAGTACACCTTCATGTGCATTTACCAGCAAAATTATGGTGTCATCTCAGGTATTCCCTCTGGGTAAGCCAAGTACCCCAGGGGTCCTAAAAGCCGTGGtcgggaaccactgctctagaaCGAACCAACCCAAAGCAAAGTCATTTACCCTGAATTAAATTACTGAGGGCGCGAGGTAATAACCAATTAAATCTGACTATAGAATACCTCGCGCAAAAGCTGTGGGTGATATTCCTTAGGTAGCTTGGTCATGGTGTTAAAAAGAACAAGGGGTTAAATATGATTCTTAATCAAATAGATTTTCATTGATTTCATAGATTTCAGGTTTTTGTTAAAATAGTTATTACACATTTATCCACGAGAAGATGTATTTGAAACATAATAAAAAGTAAAACGTTTGCGTGATTACTAGCCTATTGAACTGCTGGCTGGAGCAGCCGGGTGTGAATGCCCCAACTGCGGGGGGCTGTGAATGCCTTCACCTGCTTTTCACAGGGTGACTCTGGTGTGACCCGATTTATGGCAAAGATAAGGCGGATATGTTGATATCCAGAGCACACATTTACTGTGGGTCACCACCACACGATcacacatatttaca from Esox lucius isolate fEsoLuc1 chromosome 5, fEsoLuc1.pri, whole genome shotgun sequence harbors:
- the zgc:163057 gene encoding uncharacterized protein LOC563335 homolog (The RefSeq protein has 2 substitutions compared to this genomic sequence), translated to MLSKEEKELIAQIWEKMIPIASEIGSESLHRMMTTFPGTKTYFSHLDIRPRSRQMLSHGKKIVLAIAECSKDISSMMVTLAPLQTLHAYKLKIDPYNLKYLSHCLIVTLAAHMGSDFDPVAHAAMDKFLSAFAAVLAEKYR